The Clostridium sporogenes genome contains a region encoding:
- a CDS encoding carbohydrate ABC transporter permease — MNNNKNLKSFVKGIMYIAPAFVLLLIFNIYPIIKSFDMSFYTRYNYYKDIVYARGLDNFYYIFSDKEFLIAMKNTFIYVLYVMPISIILSLIIAILLNSNIKFRGFFRTVYFIPFITSTVAISMVWRWMYHADHGIINYLLQVIGLSPVKWLSDPKWAMPSLIILSVWKSLGYNIVIFLAGLQNIDEQYNLAAKLDGANKWERIKNITVPLLSPTIFFVCIMTLISSFKVFGEIFALFDKQPGPLNTCLTMVYYIYNKFYNQYQYGIASAAVFVLFIIISLFNFIQFYIGKKKVEYH, encoded by the coding sequence GTGAATAATAATAAAAATTTAAAATCCTTTGTAAAAGGTATTATGTATATAGCACCAGCTTTTGTACTACTTTTAATTTTTAATATTTATCCTATAATAAAATCCTTTGATATGAGTTTTTATACTCGTTATAACTACTATAAGGATATAGTTTATGCTAGAGGATTAGATAATTTTTATTACATATTTAGTGATAAAGAATTTTTAATAGCTATGAAAAATACTTTTATATATGTGCTTTATGTTATGCCTATATCTATTATTTTATCATTGATAATTGCCATTTTACTAAATTCAAATATAAAATTCAGAGGTTTTTTTAGAACTGTATATTTTATACCATTTATAACATCAACAGTAGCCATATCTATGGTTTGGAGATGGATGTATCATGCAGATCATGGAATTATAAATTATCTATTACAAGTAATAGGATTATCTCCTGTTAAGTGGCTTTCAGATCCTAAATGGGCTATGCCTAGTTTAATTATATTAAGTGTATGGAAAAGTCTTGGTTATAATATAGTCATATTTTTAGCAGGGCTTCAAAATATAGATGAGCAGTATAATTTAGCAGCTAAATTAGATGGAGCTAATAAGTGGGAAAGAATCAAAAACATAACTGTACCACTGTTATCCCCAACTATATTTTTTGTATGCATAATGACTTTGATAAGCTCTTTTAAAGTTTTTGGAGAAATATTTGCCTTGTTTGATAAGCAACCTGGACCATTAAATACTTGCCTTACTATGGTATATTACATATACAACAAATTTTATAATCAGTATCAATATGGCATTGCATCTGCTGCAGTATTTGTTCTTTTTATAATAATAAGCCTATTTAACTTTATTCAATTTTATATAGGAAAGAAAAAAGTAGAATATCATTAA
- a CDS encoding carbohydrate ABC transporter permease, with protein MTKNILKKSLIYIILVLGCIITLLPFLWMISTSLKPFNEIFLMPPKWIPSKIMWKNYGEVQSKMPLLKYFFNSVIITLGITLGTLITTILAAFAFSKVKFWGRDVIFSIFIGTMMIPGEVILIPNYITISKIGWMNNYKALIIPWTVSVFSIFLLRQFFFTIPEPLYRAAKIDGCSDFKFLWSIMVPLSKPALITIALLRIINSWNEFLWPLIVTNIPNMRTLPVGLMTFTSESGADYHLLMAAATMIIIPILIVYFVLQKYIISGMTKSGIKG; from the coding sequence ATGACAAAAAATATTTTAAAGAAATCTTTGATTTATATCATATTAGTATTAGGATGTATTATTACTTTGCTACCTTTCCTGTGGATGATAAGTACATCACTAAAGCCCTTTAATGAAATATTTTTAATGCCACCTAAATGGATACCATCTAAAATAATGTGGAAAAATTATGGAGAAGTTCAAAGTAAAATGCCTTTACTAAAATATTTTTTTAATAGTGTAATTATAACTTTAGGTATAACTTTAGGAACTCTTATTACTACTATTTTAGCAGCCTTTGCTTTTTCAAAAGTTAAGTTTTGGGGTAGGGACGTAATATTTTCTATATTTATTGGAACTATGATGATACCAGGAGAGGTTATATTAATACCTAATTACATAACTATATCCAAGATAGGTTGGATGAATAACTATAAAGCTTTAATAATACCCTGGACTGTAAGTGTATTTTCTATATTTTTATTAAGACAATTTTTCTTTACTATACCAGAACCTCTTTATAGAGCAGCAAAAATAGATGGGTGTAGTGATTTTAAATTCTTGTGGAGCATAATGGTTCCTTTATCAAAGCCAGCTTTAATAACTATAGCATTACTTAGAATTATAAATAGCTGGAATGAATTTTTATGGCCACTTATTGTAACTAATATACCAAATATGAGAACACTTCCAGTAGGGCTTATGACATTTACATCAGAGTCCGGAGCGGATTATCATTTATTAATGGCGGCAGCTACTATGATAATAATTCCAATACTTATAGTTTATTTTGTACTACAAAAATACATAATATCTGGTATGACGAAATCTGGAATAAAGGGATAA
- a CDS encoding ABC transporter substrate-binding protein — translation MKFKKLTALITAVTLTFGLAACGSNKEDASKKEESKTTIATEIKEPVTIEFWHAMNGENEAALKDITEEFNKKNKDKITVKLVYQGHYKELFSKLDGAAKSKKLPALTMIYPNRLTAYVMNDLVENLNPYIENEKIGFKKDVWNDIPEFVRDNGMWNDKHYSLPFNKGTYLLFYNEELLKKYNVKVPTNWDELKEASKKLTVDTNGDGKNDIYGLGLNSSVGIDSSFWVEQAGGHLIDEANDKLLFNSKEGVEAFDFLSGLVKSGNAKIATEEKYMTGAFSRGEAAMGISSISALPDIIKACKGNNINFKTAVLPEGKKKAALFSGTDVAIFNTPSSEEKLAAFEYLKFFMEKESQIKWATKSGYLPLRKSVIDSKEFKDYVEKENPAKGEAVKEFDYGYCDPKVLNGYAIHDNMAKALDQIIAGKKDSKQALSNAEKKARQELDEAKKAFGK, via the coding sequence ATGAAATTTAAAAAATTAACAGCTCTTATTACAGCAGTTACATTAACCTTTGGGTTAGCAGCCTGTGGTAGCAATAAGGAAGATGCATCAAAAAAGGAAGAGTCAAAAACCACAATAGCAACAGAGATAAAAGAACCTGTTACAATTGAATTTTGGCATGCTATGAATGGTGAGAACGAAGCTGCACTAAAAGATATAACAGAGGAATTTAATAAAAAAAATAAGGATAAGATAACAGTAAAATTAGTATACCAAGGTCATTATAAAGAATTATTTTCAAAATTAGATGGTGCTGCTAAATCTAAAAAATTACCAGCATTAACTATGATATATCCAAATAGATTGACAGCTTATGTTATGAATGATTTAGTAGAAAATTTAAATCCTTATATTGAAAATGAAAAAATAGGATTTAAAAAGGATGTATGGAATGATATTCCGGAATTTGTAAGAGATAATGGTATGTGGAATGATAAACATTATTCACTTCCATTTAATAAAGGTACATATCTTCTTTTTTACAATGAAGAGTTGCTAAAAAAATATAATGTAAAAGTTCCAACTAATTGGGATGAGTTAAAGGAAGCCTCTAAAAAATTAACTGTAGATACTAATGGTGATGGGAAAAATGATATATACGGTTTAGGATTAAATTCATCTGTAGGAATAGATTCAAGTTTTTGGGTAGAACAAGCAGGTGGACATTTAATAGATGAAGCCAATGATAAACTTCTTTTCAATTCAAAAGAGGGAGTAGAAGCCTTTGATTTTTTATCAGGATTAGTTAAATCAGGTAATGCTAAAATAGCCACTGAAGAAAAATATATGACTGGTGCTTTTAGTAGAGGAGAAGCAGCTATGGGAATTTCTTCAATATCAGCCTTACCAGATATAATAAAGGCTTGTAAAGGAAACAATATAAACTTTAAAACTGCAGTGCTACCAGAAGGAAAGAAAAAAGCAGCATTATTTTCAGGTACAGATGTAGCAATATTTAATACTCCTTCATCAGAAGAGAAACTAGCAGCCTTTGAATATTTAAAATTCTTTATGGAAAAAGAAAGTCAAATAAAGTGGGCTACTAAATCAGGTTATTTACCACTTAGAAAATCTGTTATAGATTCAAAAGAATTTAAAGATTATGTAGAAAAAGAAAATCCAGCAAAAGGAGAAGCAGTTAAAGAATTTGATTATGGTTATTGTGATCCTAAAGTATTAAATGGATATGCTATACATGATAATATGGCTAAAGCTTTAGATCAGATAATAGCTGGAAAGAAAGATTCAAAGCAAGCTCTAAGTAATGCAGAAAAGAAAGCAAGACAAGAGTTAGATGAAGCTAAAAAAGCTTTTGGAAAGTAG
- a CDS encoding L-lactate dehydrogenase, with protein MIKRKNTTKISVIGAGSVGATTAYSLMLSGVATEIVLVDVNKAKTEGEAMDLAHGADFVQPVNILSGDYKDTEGSDIVVITAGAAQKPGETRLDLINKNINIFKGIIPEVVKYNKDAILLVVSNPVDVLSYVTYKLSGFPKERVIGSGTVLDTSRLKHEIGKRYNIDPRNVNTFIMGEHGDSEIATWSVTNIQNIKIDEYANKENLEYNDEFRHEVYENVKNAAYEVINRKGATFYAIALAVTRIVKAILGDEKTILPVSTLVEDYYGIEDVYLGMPCIVGGSGVEKALNIDLSKPESDKLVKSANTLRDTLNNASGL; from the coding sequence ATGATAAAAAGAAAAAATACTACTAAAATATCCGTTATAGGTGCAGGTTCAGTAGGCGCTACTACTGCTTATTCATTAATGTTATCAGGTGTTGCTACTGAAATAGTATTAGTAGACGTTAACAAAGCAAAAACTGAAGGAGAAGCTATGGATTTAGCTCACGGAGCAGATTTTGTTCAACCTGTAAATATACTAAGTGGAGATTATAAAGATACTGAAGGTTCAGATATTGTTGTAATTACAGCTGGTGCAGCTCAAAAACCAGGGGAAACAAGACTTGACCTTATAAATAAAAACATTAATATATTTAAAGGAATAATACCTGAAGTAGTAAAATATAATAAAGATGCTATTTTATTAGTAGTTTCAAATCCTGTAGATGTATTAAGTTATGTAACTTATAAATTATCTGGATTTCCTAAAGAAAGAGTTATAGGTTCAGGTACAGTTTTAGACACATCAAGACTTAAACATGAAATAGGGAAAAGATATAATATAGATCCAAGAAATGTAAATACTTTCATAATGGGAGAGCATGGAGATTCTGAAATAGCTACTTGGAGTGTAACTAACATTCAAAACATTAAAATTGATGAATATGCCAATAAAGAAAATCTTGAATATAACGATGAATTTAGACACGAAGTTTACGAAAACGTTAAAAATGCAGCTTACGAAGTTATAAATAGAAAAGGTGCTACTTTCTACGCTATAGCTTTAGCAGTAACACGTATTGTAAAAGCTATATTAGGCGATGAAAAGACTATATTACCAGTTTCTACTTTAGTGGAAGATTACTATGGAATTGAAGATGTTTACCTAGGAATGCCGTGTATCGTAGGTGGATCAGGCGTTGAAAAAGCCTTAAATATAGATTTAAGTAAACCAGAATCAGATAAATTAGTTAAATCTGCTAATACTTTAAGAGATACTTTAAATAATGCATCTGGTCTATAG
- a CDS encoding FadR/GntR family transcriptional regulator — translation MFSPIKNTRVYEKAIEQIKEMIVEGTFKKGDKLPSEREMAESLQISRTSIREALRELEIMGLIESRQGDGNFVKSSFENNLLKPLSTIFLLKESNSDEILELRQIIERGSVALAAERITDEELEEMELLVEDSLKSDFKDQLVDVDIDFHYKIAQASKNFLILSILNAISFLIEAFIKDIRKNVITKKENTDMLIKQHKDILAALKEHDPIAAEKAMLSHLQYVNSQMKKEIEIIT, via the coding sequence ATGTTTAGTCCTATAAAAAACACAAGAGTTTACGAAAAAGCTATAGAACAAATTAAAGAAATGATTGTTGAGGGTACTTTTAAAAAGGGAGATAAACTTCCTTCTGAGAGGGAAATGGCAGAAAGCCTACAAATTAGTAGAACTTCTATAAGAGAAGCCCTTAGGGAATTAGAAATTATGGGACTTATAGAATCAAGACAAGGGGATGGAAACTTTGTAAAAAGTAGTTTTGAAAATAACTTATTGAAACCTTTGTCTACTATATTTTTATTGAAAGAAAGTAATTCGGATGAAATATTGGAACTTAGGCAGATTATTGAAAGAGGATCTGTTGCATTAGCTGCTGAAAGAATAACTGATGAGGAATTAGAAGAAATGGAACTTCTTGTTGAAGATTCTTTAAAATCAGATTTTAAAGATCAGTTAGTAGATGTAGATATAGATTTTCATTATAAGATAGCACAAGCTTCTAAGAATTTTCTTATACTAAGCATATTAAATGCTATATCATTTTTAATTGAAGCTTTCATTAAAGACATAAGAAAAAATGTAATAACAAAAAAAGAAAATACGGATATGCTTATAAAGCAACATAAGGATATTTTGGCAGCATTAAAGGAGCATGATCCAATAGCTGCTGAAAAAGCTATGTTATCTCACTTACAATACGTTAACAGTCAAATGAAAAAAGAAATCGAAATTATTACTTAA
- a CDS encoding C-GCAxxG-C-C family protein codes for MDLINTKEFTKEELLDKVQAVAEDYFRSGTFFCSEAVVQTINEVLGKPYDESIVKMASGFPIGLGKSGCLCGAVSGGQMALGMIYGRVEGEAMNEKMFKKSSSLHDYIKNEYKSTCCRVITKKWAGDNFKSPERKNHCITITGKVARWVANELIEDEHIKVK; via the coding sequence ATGGATTTAATTAACACAAAAGAATTTACAAAAGAAGAACTTCTTGATAAAGTACAAGCTGTAGCTGAAGATTACTTTAGAAGTGGTACTTTTTTTTGCAGTGAAGCAGTAGTTCAAACAATTAACGAAGTATTAGGAAAACCATATGATGAAAGCATAGTTAAAATGGCAAGCGGATTTCCTATAGGCCTTGGTAAATCAGGATGTTTATGTGGTGCAGTCTCAGGTGGACAAATGGCTCTAGGTATGATATATGGTAGAGTTGAAGGTGAGGCTATGAATGAAAAAATGTTTAAAAAATCTAGCAGTCTTCATGACTATATAAAGAATGAATATAAATCAACTTGTTGTAGAGTAATAACAAAAAAATGGGCTGGAGATAACTTCAAAAGTCCTGAAAGAAAAAATCACTGCATAACAATCACTGGAAAAGTTGCAAGATGGGTTGCAAATGAACTTATTGAAGACGAACATATTAAAGTAAAATAG
- a CDS encoding TDT family transporter — protein sequence MNKFLKKYPVPIVGLMLGLAAAGNLVQSYGEVYRSIFGIISFILLILMIVKIIKFPKGVLESLENPVVASVFPTLSMGIMLLSTYCTTFAKSFAYIMWIIGVALHVVLILWFTKKFALNFNINKVFPSWFIVYVGIVVTSVTAPAYKMQNVGKIAFWFGFVTYLILLPIVIYRVVKIKGMPEPTLPTLAIFAAPASLLLAGYMKSFETKNIIMVWFLMSLSIIMYMIVVIMLFKLLKLKFYPSYSGFTFPLIISGISIKLTNGFLIKSGQAIPLLKYLVKLQEVVAVVITLYVLIIYIKFLLPEKHDCISISK from the coding sequence TTGAATAAATTTTTAAAGAAATATCCAGTTCCTATTGTGGGACTTATGTTAGGATTGGCAGCGGCAGGTAATCTTGTCCAATCTTATGGAGAAGTGTACCGGAGTATATTCGGAATAATATCATTTATATTACTTATTTTAATGATAGTAAAAATTATAAAATTTCCTAAAGGAGTGTTAGAAAGCTTAGAAAATCCAGTGGTAGCTAGTGTGTTTCCAACATTATCAATGGGAATTATGTTATTATCAACTTATTGTACTACATTTGCAAAATCTTTTGCTTATATAATGTGGATTATAGGAGTCGCTTTGCATGTTGTATTAATATTATGGTTTACAAAGAAATTTGCTTTAAATTTTAATATTAATAAGGTATTTCCATCATGGTTTATAGTTTATGTAGGGATAGTAGTTACTAGTGTTACAGCACCTGCTTATAAAATGCAAAATGTAGGAAAAATAGCTTTTTGGTTTGGGTTTGTAACTTATTTGATACTTTTACCAATAGTTATTTATAGAGTAGTAAAGATAAAGGGTATGCCTGAACCAACATTACCGACACTTGCAATATTCGCAGCACCTGCAAGTTTATTGTTAGCAGGATACATGAAATCATTTGAAACAAAAAATATTATAATGGTATGGTTTTTAATGTCATTATCAATTATTATGTATATGATAGTTGTTATTATGTTGTTCAAACTTTTAAAACTAAAATTTTACCCAAGTTATTCAGGCTTTACATTTCCACTTATAATAAGTGGAATATCAATAAAACTTACTAATGGATTTTTAATTAAATCTGGACAAGCTATTCCTTTATTAAAGTATTTAGTGAAATTACAGGAAGTAGTAGCTGTTGTCATAACATTATATGTATTAATTATATATATTAAATTTCTTTTACCTGAAAAACATGATTGTATTAGTATTAGTAAGTAG
- a CDS encoding four-helix bundle copper-binding protein, producing the protein MAIISTAADPYQACIYACGRCAQACYECLDACLNEQDVNPRKNCVRILIECAKMCEMSVGLMAMNAQFAKDHCKLCATICDKCAQECKMVQDEHCQKCAQECTTCAEECNKMSGM; encoded by the coding sequence GTGGCAATAATAAGTACAGCAGCGGACCCATATCAAGCATGTATATATGCCTGTGGTAGATGTGCTCAAGCGTGTTATGAATGTTTAGATGCTTGTTTAAATGAGCAAGATGTTAATCCAAGAAAAAATTGTGTAAGAATTCTTATTGAATGTGCAAAGATGTGTGAAATGTCAGTAGGTCTTATGGCGATGAATGCACAATTTGCTAAGGATCATTGTAAACTTTGCGCTACTATTTGTGATAAATGTGCTCAGGAGTGTAAAATGGTTCAAGATGAACATTGTCAAAAATGTGCACAAGAATGTACTACCTGTGCAGAAGAATGTAACAAAATGTCTGGAATGTAA
- a CDS encoding methyl-accepting chemotaxis protein: MKKNSNIKNKLIISFVSLILVSLVLLGSIVYTKVYNETKEDYAQSIEKQITQVDTSFNNYIVAFEENINMFSKGLNNLEKQVTSYVDKKYQSDEIPMTPLKNGSFEASLYKEFENFTKTHDGIETVSISSESNGGYMQYPAISRKKGYDPRTRDWYNEAKKNKDKVSFTDVYKTSSGSMVMSVLNPVKDLNSNFKGVMTFDINLKKLSEMSKNTKIGENGYLIVTDEKGTIIASGKDESLISKSIKELKVDNLNDLLKYKNNSFSTKMGNGKEYFINVKKSSNEKLGWYYISFVEKAELTKSANSIGLITLIFTIMFSIVAALICIFIANKISDPIKYASEHIKEMGKGNFTIPIEEKYFKLEDEIGDIIKSLDRMQNSIKSMLGKVKESSQVVSEEGQKLLSASEEMTGSSSEVSNAIHDVAVGISNQAGELVKSTSTISSFGERLDMVVSELSSISENSVNINLMANDSNKKMEHMIVSVKNIGEFFKDFLNVISKLDDNVGQISEMTNLINSISEQTNLLALNAAIEAARAGESGKGFAVVADEIRKLAERSKESSESINKLVENIDEDKKDIINNSGKMKGELDNQSKIIEETIDVFKNIIEAIEDIVPKIQNVNSSAYSINEEKDEVLSKMEGSSAISEEISASSEEISASSEEMHNCSKDVAISAEKLTEMTRGMNEEVNKFRI; this comes from the coding sequence ATGAAAAAAAATTCTAATATAAAAAATAAACTTATAATTTCTTTTGTATCCTTGATTTTAGTATCTTTAGTTCTACTAGGATCTATAGTTTACACTAAAGTATACAATGAAACAAAAGAAGACTATGCTCAATCTATAGAAAAGCAAATTACCCAAGTAGATACTAGCTTTAATAATTATATTGTAGCCTTTGAGGAAAATATTAATATGTTTTCTAAAGGACTAAATAATCTAGAGAAGCAGGTAACTTCATATGTTGATAAGAAATATCAATCAGATGAAATACCTATGACTCCTCTCAAAAATGGAAGTTTTGAAGCTTCTTTATATAAGGAGTTCGAGAACTTTACAAAAACTCATGATGGCATAGAAACTGTTTCTATATCTTCAGAAAGCAATGGGGGCTATATGCAGTATCCAGCAATTTCAAGAAAAAAGGGATATGATCCTAGAACGAGAGATTGGTACAATGAAGCTAAAAAAAATAAGGACAAGGTTTCCTTTACAGATGTTTATAAAACCTCATCGGGATCTATGGTAATGTCAGTTTTAAATCCAGTTAAAGATTTAAATTCCAATTTTAAAGGGGTTATGACCTTTGATATAAACTTAAAAAAATTATCTGAAATGAGTAAAAATACTAAAATAGGTGAAAATGGTTATCTTATTGTAACGGATGAAAAAGGAACAATAATAGCTAGTGGTAAAGATGAAAGTCTTATCTCTAAAAGTATAAAGGAACTTAAAGTAGATAATTTAAATGATCTATTAAAATATAAAAATAATAGTTTTAGTACAAAAATGGGCAATGGAAAAGAATATTTTATAAATGTAAAAAAATCATCTAATGAAAAATTAGGATGGTATTACATATCTTTTGTAGAAAAGGCAGAGCTCACAAAATCCGCAAATAGTATAGGGCTTATAACTTTAATTTTCACTATTATGTTTTCCATAGTTGCAGCATTAATATGTATATTTATAGCCAATAAAATATCAGATCCTATTAAATATGCATCGGAGCATATAAAAGAAATGGGAAAAGGAAACTTCACAATTCCAATAGAAGAAAAATATTTTAAATTAGAGGATGAAATTGGAGATATTATAAAATCTTTAGACAGAATGCAGAATTCTATAAAATCTATGCTAGGTAAGGTAAAGGAAAGTTCTCAAGTGGTTTCAGAGGAGGGCCAAAAGCTGTTATCCGCTTCAGAAGAAATGACAGGTTCCTCAAGTGAAGTCTCAAATGCAATACATGATGTAGCTGTAGGAATTTCAAATCAAGCTGGAGAACTTGTGAAATCTACCTCAACTATATCAAGTTTTGGAGAGAGACTTGATATGGTTGTAAGTGAATTATCATCAATAAGTGAAAATTCTGTAAACATAAATTTAATGGCTAATGATAGTAATAAAAAGATGGAACATATGATAGTATCAGTAAAAAATATTGGAGAGTTTTTTAAAGATTTTTTAAATGTAATATCTAAGCTTGATGATAATGTAGGCCAAATAAGTGAAATGACAAATTTAATAAATAGTATTTCTGAGCAAACTAATCTTTTAGCTCTAAATGCGGCAATAGAAGCTGCAAGAGCAGGAGAATCAGGTAAAGGATTTGCTGTGGTAGCAGATGAAATAAGAAAACTAGCGGAAAGAAGCAAGGAATCTTCTGAAAGTATAAATAAATTAGTAGAAAATATAGATGAAGATAAGAAGGATATTATAAATAATTCTGGAAAAATGAAAGGAGAATTAGATAATCAATCTAAAATTATAGAAGAAACAATAGATGTATTTAAAAATATAATAGAAGCTATTGAGGATATTGTTCCTAAAATACAAAATGTTAATAGTTCAGCTTATTCTATAAATGAAGAAAAGGATGAGGTTTTGTCTAAGATGGAAGGAAGCTCAGCTATTTCAGAAGAAATATCTGCTTCTTCGGAAGAAATAAGTGCCTCTTCAGAGGAAATGCATAATTGTTCAAAGGATGTGGCTATATCTGCGGAGAAATTGACCGAAATGACTAGGGGAATGAATGAAGAGGTAAATAAATTTAGAATATAA
- a CDS encoding MarR family transcriptional regulator yields MDNTKEMDNIDKRYHIFGMLFLLSNKLETLGNNFLGELTTKQWFFMLILMNFFKEPPTLSELADEMGTSHQNAKQIAIKLEEKGFLVVRKDTKDKRVLRLTHTDKIEKYVKLREDKDHFFIEKFFNVLTKEEVKNIYENFTKLLDNIKVIENEFL; encoded by the coding sequence ATGGATAATACGAAAGAAATGGATAATATTGATAAAAGATATCATATTTTTGGTATGCTATTTTTATTGTCTAATAAGCTTGAAACACTAGGAAATAATTTTCTTGGAGAGCTCACAACAAAACAATGGTTTTTTATGTTAATATTAATGAATTTTTTTAAAGAGCCTCCTACTCTTAGTGAATTAGCTGATGAAATGGGAACTTCACATCAAAATGCAAAACAAATTGCCATTAAGCTTGAAGAAAAAGGATTTTTAGTAGTGAGGAAGGATACTAAGGATAAACGGGTATTAAGGTTAACTCATACAGATAAAATTGAAAAATATGTAAAGCTAAGAGAAGATAAAGATCACTTTTTTATTGAGAAATTTTTTAACGTATTAACAAAGGAGGAAGTTAAAAATATTTATGAAAATTTTACTAAATTATTAGATAATATAAAAGTTATAGAAAATGAATTTTTATAA
- a CDS encoding flavodoxin domain-containing protein, with the protein MYNKIAVIYKSKYGGSKKYAQWIAEEVKGDLFNASNIKGEKLKEYDIIVYGGGLYASGISGISLISKNFDILKDKNIIVYTVGLASTDKKEIFIPIIEKNFPKPQREKIKFFHLRGGIDYKKLSLVHKSMMAMLKRVTAKKPEDKLTDEEREFLDTYGDKVDFTDKNTIVPLVKYISNII; encoded by the coding sequence ATGTATAATAAAATAGCAGTAATATATAAATCAAAATATGGTGGCAGTAAAAAATATGCCCAGTGGATAGCCGAGGAAGTAAAGGGGGATCTATTTAATGCCTCAAACATTAAAGGAGAAAAGTTAAAAGAATATGATATTATTGTTTATGGTGGAGGGCTTTATGCTAGTGGAATTTCAGGTATATCTCTTATAAGCAAAAATTTTGATATTTTAAAGGATAAAAATATAATAGTATATACAGTGGGGCTTGCTTCAACGGACAAAAAAGAAATATTTATTCCTATTATAGAAAAAAATTTCCCTAAACCTCAGAGAGAGAAAATAAAGTTTTTTCATTTACGTGGTGGAATAGATTATAAAAAGCTAAGTTTAGTACACAAATCTATGATGGCAATGCTTAAAAGAGTAACAGCTAAGAAACCTGAAGATAAGTTAACAGATGAAGAAAGAGAATTTTTAGATACCTATGGAGATAAAGTAGATTTTACAGATAAAAATACAATAGTACCTTTAGTTAAGTATATTAGTAATATTATCTAG
- a CDS encoding winged helix-turn-helix transcriptional regulator yields MNSNCNILEFKNKEYACTFEITIDLIGGKWKPLIIWHLGTKGTQRFNELKKLIPKITQKMLTQQLRELESDDLVNRKVYPQVPPKVEYSLTDLGKSLMPILSMMCKWGEDYYELITL; encoded by the coding sequence ATGAACTCTAACTGCAATATTTTAGAATTTAAAAATAAAGAATATGCATGTACCTTTGAAATTACAATAGATCTAATAGGTGGTAAATGGAAACCTCTTATTATATGGCATCTTGGAACAAAAGGTACACAAAGATTCAATGAATTAAAAAAATTGATTCCTAAAATAACTCAAAAAATGTTAACTCAACAATTACGAGAACTAGAATCAGATGATTTAGTTAATAGAAAAGTTTATCCTCAAGTTCCCCCAAAGGTTGAATATTCATTAACGGATTTAGGTAAGAGTTTAATGCCTATTCTTAGTATGATGTGCAAATGGGGAGAAGACTATTATGAACTAATTACTTTGTAG